One Paenarthrobacter aurescens TC1 DNA window includes the following coding sequences:
- the coaBC gene encoding phosphopantothenoylcysteine decarboxylase/phosphopantothenate--cysteine ligase (identified by match to protein family HMM PF02441; match to protein family HMM PF04127; match to protein family HMM TIGR00521), protein MRIVLGVGGGIAAYKVASLLRLFTEAGHKVTVIPTEAATRFVGVATWEALSGNPVSNSVFDDVEKVNHVRLGHDADLIVVAPATADLLAKAATGQAGDLLTNTLLMAHGPVLFAPAMHTEMWQHAATQANVETLRSRGVTVLEPASGRLTGADSGPGRLPDPEAIFAAAMALAEASVEGEGKAAPAAHASLAGRTVTISAGGTREALDPVRFLGNRSSGKQGAALAAAALAAGATVRFLAAHMDVDPPAGVELVRVESALELREAALKAAVDSDVVIMAAAVADFRPAEVSDTKIKKVDGEDAPVVRLIRNPDILHELVERRNAEGGQQLIVGFAAETGDAQGDVLEHATAKLKRKGCDLLVVNQVGIGRVFGQDDNSVVILSGHGAEPQSAAGTKADVAAAVIDRVGAELARVFPAL, encoded by the coding sequence GTGCGCATAGTCCTCGGAGTCGGGGGAGGGATTGCAGCCTACAAGGTTGCATCGCTCCTCCGGCTTTTTACTGAAGCCGGCCACAAGGTAACGGTCATTCCCACAGAAGCTGCTACCCGGTTCGTCGGAGTGGCCACGTGGGAAGCCCTGTCCGGCAACCCTGTGAGCAACAGCGTCTTTGACGACGTTGAGAAGGTCAACCACGTCCGCTTGGGGCATGATGCAGACCTGATCGTGGTTGCTCCAGCCACGGCCGACCTCTTGGCCAAAGCAGCAACCGGACAGGCGGGGGACCTCCTCACCAACACGCTGCTGATGGCCCACGGTCCAGTGCTCTTCGCTCCTGCGATGCACACGGAAATGTGGCAGCACGCCGCAACCCAGGCCAACGTGGAGACGCTGCGCAGCCGAGGTGTGACGGTGCTCGAGCCTGCCTCCGGTCGACTCACGGGTGCTGACTCAGGCCCCGGCCGCTTGCCGGACCCGGAAGCGATCTTTGCTGCGGCTATGGCTTTGGCCGAGGCTTCCGTGGAGGGCGAAGGGAAGGCAGCGCCTGCCGCGCACGCCTCCCTGGCAGGCCGTACCGTCACCATTTCCGCCGGCGGGACAAGGGAAGCGCTTGACCCTGTCCGCTTCCTGGGAAACAGGTCCTCAGGAAAGCAGGGTGCGGCACTGGCTGCTGCAGCCTTGGCTGCCGGGGCAACTGTCAGATTCCTCGCCGCGCACATGGACGTCGATCCGCCTGCCGGCGTTGAGCTTGTCCGCGTTGAATCAGCCTTGGAACTGCGGGAGGCGGCGCTGAAAGCGGCGGTGGACTCCGACGTCGTGATTATGGCCGCCGCCGTGGCGGACTTCCGTCCGGCAGAGGTGTCGGACACCAAGATCAAGAAGGTCGACGGCGAGGACGCGCCCGTTGTGCGGTTGATCCGGAACCCGGACATTCTGCATGAGCTGGTGGAACGCCGCAACGCCGAGGGTGGTCAGCAGTTGATAGTGGGTTTCGCGGCCGAAACAGGCGACGCCCAGGGCGACGTCCTGGAGCATGCCACGGCCAAACTCAAACGCAAGGGCTGCGACCTCCTGGTGGTCAATCAGGTGGGTATTGGCCGCGTCTTCGGCCAGGATGACAATTCCGTGGTGATCCTGTCCGGTCACGGAGCGGAGCCGCAGTCGGCCGCCGGCACCAAAGCCGATGTCGCCGCCGCGGTGATCGATCGGGTGGGCGCCGAACTTGCGCGGGTCTTCCCGGCTTTGTAA
- a CDS encoding putative Guanylate kinase (identified by match to protein family HMM PF00625): protein MSKKPGLTVLAGPTAVGKGTVSTYIRDNYPEVWLSVSATTRAARPGEKDGVHYFFKSAEEFDSLVAEGELLEWAVVHGQNRYGTLRSTVDAAIADGKSVLLEIDLQGARQVKAAVPDANFVFLAPPSWDEMVRRLVGRGTETPEEQQRRLETAKLELAAEPEFDHTVINDDVRRAADELVSLMGLTPHQR from the coding sequence GTGAGCAAGAAACCCGGACTGACTGTCCTTGCAGGCCCCACTGCCGTTGGCAAGGGAACCGTATCCACCTACATCAGGGACAACTATCCGGAGGTTTGGCTCTCAGTCTCGGCAACCACCCGGGCCGCGCGTCCGGGCGAAAAGGATGGCGTTCACTACTTCTTCAAGTCCGCGGAGGAGTTCGACTCCCTGGTAGCTGAGGGTGAACTTCTGGAGTGGGCCGTGGTGCACGGCCAGAACCGCTATGGAACGCTTCGCAGCACGGTGGACGCGGCCATCGCCGACGGCAAGTCAGTGCTGCTGGAGATCGACCTCCAGGGCGCACGACAAGTCAAGGCTGCCGTCCCGGACGCGAATTTCGTGTTCCTGGCACCGCCCAGCTGGGACGAAATGGTCCGCCGCTTGGTGGGCCGCGGTACTGAAACTCCCGAGGAACAGCAGCGCAGGCTGGAAACCGCTAAACTGGAACTTGCTGCTGAACCGGAGTTTGACCACACCGTCATCAATGACGACGTTCGCCGGGCAGCGGACGAGCTTGTTTCACTCATGGGGCTTACCCCGCACCAGCGCTAA
- the metK gene encoding S-adenosylmethionine synthetase (identified by match to protein family HMM PF00438; match to protein family HMM PF02772; match to protein family HMM PF02773; match to protein family HMM TIGR01034), translating into MTLPLHHEHHGTPSKLRLFTSESVTEGHPDKICDQISDAILDALLAADPESRVAVETMATTGLVHVAGEVTTDAYVEIPQIVRETILGIGYDSSANGFDGARCGVSVSIGQQSNDIAGGVFNSLEAREGRQEDDYDLQGAGDQGIMFGYASDETASYMPTPIWLAHRLSERLTEVRKNGELAYLRPDGKTQVTVGYDGDRPVSVETVVISSQHAEEASLDQLRADLASYVIDPVLSASNLDIARTANILNPAGAFVIGGPVGDAGLTGRKIIVDTYGGFSRHGGGAFSGKDPSKVDRSAAYAMRWVAKNVVAAGLAKRAEIQIAYAIGQARPVGTYVETFGTETVDPARISEAIDELFDLRPRAIIDALDLKRPIYTKTAAHGHFGRDEPDFTWERLDRVADLKEYFNA; encoded by the coding sequence GTGACTTTACCGCTGCACCATGAACACCATGGCACCCCGTCCAAGCTCCGGCTCTTCACCTCCGAGTCGGTCACTGAAGGGCACCCGGACAAGATCTGCGACCAAATCAGCGATGCCATCCTTGATGCGCTCCTGGCTGCTGATCCTGAGTCCCGTGTGGCCGTCGAAACCATGGCCACTACAGGCCTGGTGCACGTAGCGGGTGAGGTCACCACCGACGCTTATGTTGAAATTCCGCAGATTGTCCGCGAGACCATACTGGGTATTGGGTACGACTCGTCGGCCAACGGCTTCGACGGCGCCCGCTGTGGTGTGTCCGTGTCCATCGGCCAGCAGTCCAACGACATCGCAGGTGGCGTCTTCAACTCCCTCGAGGCCCGCGAAGGCCGTCAGGAGGACGACTACGACCTCCAGGGCGCGGGCGATCAGGGCATCATGTTCGGCTACGCCAGCGATGAGACGGCGTCTTACATGCCCACGCCCATCTGGCTGGCCCACCGACTTTCCGAGCGTCTGACCGAAGTCCGCAAGAACGGCGAGTTGGCTTACCTGCGCCCGGATGGCAAGACCCAGGTCACCGTAGGATACGACGGCGACCGGCCGGTTTCCGTTGAAACGGTAGTCATCTCCAGCCAGCACGCAGAAGAAGCGAGCCTGGATCAGCTTCGTGCGGACTTGGCCAGCTACGTGATCGATCCTGTTCTGTCGGCGTCCAACCTGGATATCGCCCGGACTGCAAACATCTTGAACCCGGCCGGCGCCTTCGTCATCGGAGGACCCGTGGGCGACGCGGGCCTGACCGGCCGCAAGATCATCGTGGACACGTACGGTGGATTCTCACGCCACGGCGGTGGCGCCTTCTCCGGCAAGGATCCGTCCAAGGTAGACCGCTCAGCCGCGTACGCCATGCGCTGGGTTGCCAAGAATGTGGTGGCCGCCGGACTGGCCAAGCGTGCTGAGATTCAGATTGCCTACGCCATCGGCCAGGCACGCCCTGTTGGAACTTACGTTGAGACCTTCGGCACGGAGACTGTTGACCCTGCCCGCATCAGTGAAGCCATCGACGAATTGTTTGACCTCCGTCCGCGTGCCATCATCGACGCACTGGACCTCAAGCGACCCATTTACACCAAGACGGCGGCTCACGGTCACTTCGGCCGTGATGAACCCGACTTCACATGGGAGCGCTTGGACCGGGTGGCTGACCTGAAGGAATACTTCAACGCCTGA
- a CDS encoding putative primosomal protein N', whose protein sequence is MAGHEAQPSLLQPSLLQGFPDRVPVNGPPLAAVNPVARVVLESSVPHLDRPFDYSVPAELSETAVPGVRVKVKFNGQELNGYVVERRVDSDAAHPLTVLNKVVSPLAVLTPAISELAGAVAARYAGTLSDVLRTAVPPRVAKVEKEFLAGDLDADAADLKPFTDARAWAAYSNGAPYLQHLASGGSPKAVLTALQGFGPGGWPALVASAVATVRSSGRGAVVVVPDYRDLEQLEAALANVLPSSDVARLTADDGQTPRYRNFLRLLTGAAGVAIGTRSAAYAPVRDLGLVVCWDDGDDLHIEQRAPYAHTREVLLLRAEQEHAACLMASHSRSTELQRLVEMRWAVPIEAPRTHVRSTVPRVLNTADSFEQERDPLARIARLPGAAWRAAKEGLERGPVLVQVARAGYAPSLVCETCRELARCNACRGPLAVSSSSAMPACRWCSTPAPQWRCTHCSGTKLRRGAAGVMRTAEELGRAFPGKAVVTSSGEHIKATVPDAPALIVATVGAEPVAPNGYAAALLLDGNSLLRRENLRAGEDTVRRWFNAASLVKPASQGGLVVITADDTAATGALLRWDASGYASRELALRKELQLPPAVRVASVTGARADVVHFSDALEANAELASAPKLRKAGPAPVHLFGGAQSSAEESDSEVRTLYFIPYADAATATRAMRAVKVANAAKRTSGPVQLRLDGVDVL, encoded by the coding sequence ATGGCAGGACACGAGGCCCAGCCATCGTTGCTTCAACCCTCGCTGCTGCAAGGTTTCCCGGACCGGGTTCCTGTCAACGGACCTCCGTTGGCAGCTGTGAATCCCGTTGCGCGCGTCGTCCTGGAGTCTTCCGTGCCGCACTTGGACAGGCCCTTTGACTACAGCGTTCCCGCGGAGCTGTCCGAAACTGCGGTTCCCGGTGTTCGTGTAAAGGTGAAGTTCAACGGCCAGGAGCTCAATGGTTACGTCGTCGAGCGGCGTGTGGACTCGGATGCAGCCCATCCGCTGACGGTCCTGAATAAAGTCGTGTCCCCGCTGGCTGTCCTGACCCCTGCTATCTCCGAGTTGGCCGGCGCGGTCGCTGCCCGGTACGCCGGTACGCTCAGCGATGTTCTCCGGACGGCTGTGCCTCCCCGTGTGGCCAAGGTGGAGAAGGAATTTTTGGCCGGAGATCTCGACGCCGACGCAGCGGACCTGAAACCGTTCACGGATGCCCGTGCGTGGGCGGCGTACTCCAACGGAGCGCCGTACCTGCAGCACCTAGCCAGTGGTGGTTCGCCCAAGGCTGTCCTGACGGCCCTACAAGGGTTCGGTCCTGGTGGTTGGCCCGCCCTCGTGGCGTCAGCCGTTGCCACGGTCCGTTCCTCAGGCCGGGGAGCCGTGGTGGTAGTGCCGGATTACCGGGATCTTGAGCAGTTGGAGGCGGCGCTTGCCAACGTCCTGCCGTCTTCGGACGTCGCCCGGCTCACCGCGGATGATGGGCAAACGCCTCGCTACCGGAATTTCCTGCGTCTATTGACCGGTGCGGCGGGGGTCGCCATCGGCACACGTTCGGCGGCGTATGCTCCCGTCCGCGACCTTGGCTTGGTGGTGTGCTGGGACGACGGCGACGACCTCCACATCGAGCAACGGGCTCCTTATGCACACACCAGGGAGGTCCTTCTGCTCCGCGCCGAGCAGGAGCATGCCGCCTGCCTCATGGCGTCCCATAGCCGCAGCACTGAACTTCAACGCCTCGTTGAAATGCGGTGGGCAGTGCCCATTGAAGCTCCGCGCACACATGTCCGCTCTACGGTGCCCCGGGTTCTCAACACGGCGGACAGTTTCGAGCAAGAGCGCGATCCGTTGGCGCGCATTGCGCGTTTGCCTGGCGCGGCGTGGCGTGCGGCAAAGGAGGGCCTGGAGCGCGGCCCGGTTCTGGTCCAGGTAGCCCGCGCGGGATACGCCCCGTCCTTGGTGTGCGAGACGTGCCGGGAACTAGCGCGCTGCAACGCCTGCCGGGGCCCCTTGGCCGTGTCCAGCAGTTCCGCGATGCCGGCATGCCGGTGGTGCTCCACCCCCGCTCCTCAATGGCGTTGCACCCACTGCAGTGGGACAAAGCTGCGCCGTGGAGCGGCTGGAGTCATGCGTACTGCCGAGGAATTGGGACGGGCCTTCCCCGGCAAGGCCGTCGTGACGTCCTCCGGCGAACACATCAAGGCAACAGTCCCGGATGCACCCGCACTGATAGTCGCTACGGTGGGTGCCGAGCCTGTTGCCCCAAACGGTTACGCGGCTGCCCTGCTGTTGGACGGCAACTCGCTGCTCCGGCGGGAGAATCTGCGGGCGGGGGAGGACACTGTTCGCCGGTGGTTCAATGCCGCCTCCCTCGTGAAGCCAGCCAGCCAAGGTGGGCTCGTGGTGATTACTGCGGATGACACCGCGGCGACGGGAGCACTGTTGCGGTGGGATGCTTCCGGCTACGCATCGCGCGAACTGGCGCTTCGGAAGGAACTGCAGCTGCCACCCGCAGTCAGGGTAGCTTCCGTGACAGGCGCAAGGGCCGACGTCGTGCATTTCAGTGACGCGCTGGAAGCCAACGCCGAGTTGGCGTCGGCACCGAAACTTCGCAAAGCCGGACCTGCGCCGGTGCACCTGTTTGGAGGAGCCCAGTCGTCAGCCGAAGAGAGCGATTCGGAGGTCAGGACCCTCTACTTCATTCCCTACGCTGACGCTGCGACCGCCACCCGTGCCATGCGGGCCGTGAAGGTAGCAAATGCCGCTAAGCGTACCTCAGGACCCGTTCAGTTGCGCTTGGACGGCGTAGACGTCCTCTAG
- the pyrF gene encoding orotidine 5'-phosphate decarboxylase (identified by match to protein family HMM PF00215; match to protein family HMM TIGR02127), whose protein sequence is MPESASPQQEQQPVRESFGSRLAAAMAARGPLCVGIDPHPQLLADWGLTDDAAGLERFSLTVVEAVASLAAAVKPQVALYERHGSAGMAALERTLAACAEAGVLSIADAKRGDIGSTMAAYADAWLRDGSSLAADSVTLSPYLGFESLRPALDLAAQYGRGVFVLALTSNPEGKSVQHVGGGDSVARRMVAAAAAENQRYQGVLGSVGLVVGATIGSALEDLDINLAPVRGAILAPGLGAQGATPADLRATFGHAYPSVLATSSRGILAAGPSLASLRAATAETLDGLRSE, encoded by the coding sequence ATGCCTGAGTCTGCTTCACCCCAGCAAGAGCAGCAGCCGGTCCGGGAGTCTTTTGGCTCCCGGCTGGCTGCCGCCATGGCCGCGCGCGGCCCGCTCTGCGTCGGAATCGACCCCCACCCGCAGCTTTTGGCTGATTGGGGATTGACCGACGACGCCGCGGGGCTGGAGCGCTTTTCGTTGACAGTCGTGGAGGCCGTGGCTTCCCTCGCTGCCGCGGTCAAGCCGCAGGTGGCGCTCTATGAGCGTCATGGCTCCGCCGGCATGGCGGCCCTGGAGCGCACTCTGGCCGCATGCGCTGAGGCAGGCGTGCTCAGTATCGCCGATGCCAAGCGCGGGGACATCGGCTCCACCATGGCGGCGTATGCGGATGCTTGGCTGCGGGATGGTTCGTCCTTGGCTGCGGACTCGGTGACCCTGAGCCCGTACCTTGGCTTTGAGTCGCTGCGGCCGGCTTTGGATCTTGCTGCGCAGTATGGCAGGGGAGTGTTCGTGCTTGCACTGACATCGAATCCTGAAGGAAAGTCTGTCCAGCACGTTGGCGGAGGCGACTCCGTGGCGCGCCGGATGGTTGCCGCTGCTGCAGCGGAGAACCAGCGGTATCAGGGCGTTCTAGGTTCCGTCGGTTTGGTTGTTGGCGCTACTATCGGTTCCGCGCTTGAGGACCTGGACATCAACTTGGCTCCTGTCCGCGGCGCGATCCTCGCCCCCGGACTCGGCGCGCAGGGCGCTACTCCTGCTGATCTTCGGGCGACTTTCGGCCATGCCTATCCCTCAGTCCTGGCGACCTCCAGCAGGGGGATCCTGGCCGCTGGTCCGTCTTTGGCGAGCCTGCGTGCCGCAACAGCAGAGACGCTGGACGGGCTTCGCTCCGAGTAA
- the carB gene encoding carbamoyl-phosphate synthase, large subunit (identified by match to protein family HMM PF00289; match to protein family HMM PF02142; match to protein family HMM PF02786; match to protein family HMM PF02787; match to protein family HMM TIGR01369): protein MPKRTDLKSVLVIGSGPIVIGQAAEFDYSGTQALRVLKEEGLRVILVNSNPATIMTDPEFADATYVEPITPEVVEKIIAKERPDAILPTLGGQTALNTAIALDKNGVLEKYNVELIGANIAAIELGEDREKFKGVVERCGAESARSHIIHTMEEAFAAAEDLGYPMVVRPSFTMGGLGSGLAYNEDDLRRIVGQGLQYSPTTEVLLEESILGWKEYELEMMRDKNDNVVVVCSIENFDPVGVHTGDSITVAPALTLTDREYQKLRDVSIAVIREVGVDTGGCNIQFAIDPATGRVVVIEMNPRVSRSSALASKATGFAIAKIATKLSLGYTLDEIPNDITQKTPASFEPTLDYVVVKVPRFAFEKFPAADNTLTTTMKSVGEAMAMGRNFTEALQKALRSLEQKGSQLDFSSVPEYEVAELIEKAKRPTTDRLHQVQRALLGGATVEDLFEATKIDPWFLDQLQLLNETAQEIRKAGVLTEEMLRNAKRHGFSDEQIGALTHNNEAVVRGVRQALGIRPVYKTVDTCAAEFAAYTPYHYSSYDEEDEVGLHAKPSVIILGSGPNRIGQGIEFDYSCVHASMALRKAGYETVMVNCNPETVSTDYDVSTRLYFEPLTLEDVLEVIAAEERTGGVMGVFVQLGGQTPLKLAQQLADAGVPILGTSPEAIDLAEHRGAFARVLDEAGLTSPKNGTAVSFEDAKKIADEIGYPVLVRPSYVLGGRGMEIVYDEANLSRYIANATEITPDHPVLIDRFLEDAVEIDVDALFDGTDMYLGGIMEHIEEAGIHSGDSACVLPPITLGNNVIERVRTATRAIAEGVGVRGLINIQFALASDVLYVLEANPRASRTVPFVSKATGVQMAKAAALIGTGVTINQLRGAYKMLPETGDGSTLPLDAPVAVKEAVLPFSRFRTPEGKVVDSLLGPEMRSTGEVMGIDKHFDTAFAKSQAAANNALPTEGKIFVSVANRDKRSVIMGVKRLSDLGFEIVSTGGTADVLRRNGIQATPVRKVAEGSSAEGEGTIADLVIAGEIDMVFNTPSGGEARSDGYELRAAATSIGIPCITTVAEFNAAVQAIEALRTYEWSVTSLQEHAANLSAAMEAANA, encoded by the coding sequence ATGCCCAAGCGTACAGATCTCAAGAGCGTCCTTGTCATCGGTTCCGGCCCCATTGTCATCGGCCAGGCGGCTGAGTTCGACTACTCCGGTACCCAGGCGCTTCGCGTCCTCAAGGAGGAGGGCCTGCGGGTCATCCTGGTGAACTCCAACCCGGCCACCATCATGACGGACCCGGAGTTCGCCGATGCCACGTATGTGGAGCCCATCACTCCTGAGGTGGTGGAGAAGATCATCGCCAAGGAGCGCCCGGACGCCATCCTGCCCACCTTGGGTGGCCAGACTGCGTTGAACACGGCCATCGCGCTGGACAAGAACGGTGTGCTGGAGAAGTACAACGTGGAACTCATCGGCGCGAATATTGCGGCCATTGAGCTCGGCGAAGACCGCGAGAAGTTCAAGGGCGTCGTGGAGCGTTGTGGCGCAGAGTCCGCACGCAGCCACATCATCCACACCATGGAAGAGGCCTTCGCTGCTGCCGAGGACCTGGGCTACCCCATGGTGGTTCGTCCGTCCTTCACCATGGGTGGCCTGGGCTCCGGGCTGGCTTACAACGAGGACGACCTCCGCCGCATCGTCGGCCAAGGCCTCCAGTACAGCCCCACCACCGAGGTCCTGCTCGAAGAGAGCATCCTCGGCTGGAAGGAATACGAGCTCGAGATGATGCGCGACAAGAACGACAACGTCGTTGTTGTGTGCTCCATCGAGAACTTCGACCCCGTAGGTGTCCACACCGGTGACTCCATCACGGTCGCCCCGGCGCTGACCCTCACGGACCGCGAGTACCAGAAGCTGCGCGACGTCTCCATCGCGGTCATTCGCGAAGTGGGCGTGGACACCGGTGGTTGCAACATCCAGTTCGCCATCGATCCCGCCACGGGTCGTGTGGTGGTCATCGAGATGAACCCCCGCGTATCCCGTTCCTCCGCCCTGGCCTCCAAGGCAACCGGCTTTGCCATCGCCAAGATCGCCACCAAGCTGTCCCTTGGCTACACCTTGGACGAGATCCCGAACGACATCACGCAGAAGACGCCGGCCTCGTTCGAGCCCACTTTGGACTATGTAGTGGTCAAGGTTCCGCGCTTTGCCTTTGAGAAGTTCCCGGCAGCCGACAACACGCTGACCACCACCATGAAGTCTGTTGGTGAAGCCATGGCCATGGGTCGTAACTTCACCGAGGCCCTGCAGAAGGCGCTTCGCTCACTGGAGCAGAAGGGCTCGCAGCTGGACTTCAGCTCCGTGCCGGAGTACGAGGTTGCCGAGCTCATTGAGAAGGCCAAGCGCCCCACCACGGACCGCCTGCACCAGGTGCAGCGCGCGCTCCTGGGCGGCGCCACGGTGGAAGACCTCTTCGAAGCCACAAAGATCGACCCCTGGTTCCTGGATCAGCTGCAGCTCTTGAACGAGACCGCGCAGGAGATCCGCAAGGCCGGCGTCCTCACGGAGGAAATGCTGCGCAACGCCAAGCGCCACGGCTTCTCCGACGAGCAGATCGGTGCTTTGACGCACAACAACGAGGCCGTGGTCCGGGGCGTCCGGCAGGCGCTGGGCATTCGTCCGGTCTACAAGACGGTTGACACCTGTGCAGCAGAGTTCGCCGCCTACACCCCGTACCACTACTCGTCCTATGACGAGGAAGACGAAGTAGGCCTGCACGCCAAGCCCTCCGTCATCATCCTGGGCTCGGGCCCCAACCGCATTGGCCAGGGAATCGAGTTCGACTACTCCTGCGTCCACGCCTCCATGGCGCTGCGCAAGGCCGGCTATGAGACGGTCATGGTCAACTGCAACCCCGAGACCGTCTCCACGGACTACGACGTCTCCACGCGTCTCTACTTCGAGCCGCTGACCCTTGAGGACGTCCTTGAGGTCATTGCCGCAGAGGAGCGCACCGGTGGCGTTATGGGCGTCTTCGTACAGCTCGGCGGCCAGACCCCGCTGAAGCTGGCCCAGCAGCTCGCCGACGCGGGTGTTCCGATCTTGGGCACCTCGCCGGAAGCGATCGACCTCGCAGAGCACCGTGGAGCCTTTGCCCGCGTCCTGGATGAAGCCGGCCTGACCTCCCCGAAGAACGGCACCGCCGTTTCCTTCGAGGACGCCAAGAAGATCGCCGACGAAATCGGCTACCCGGTGCTGGTCCGTCCGTCCTACGTCCTGGGCGGCCGCGGCATGGAGATCGTCTATGACGAAGCCAACCTCTCCCGCTACATCGCCAACGCCACCGAAATCACCCCGGACCACCCGGTGCTGATTGACCGCTTCCTTGAAGATGCGGTCGAAATTGACGTCGACGCACTCTTCGACGGCACCGACATGTACCTCGGCGGCATTATGGAACACATCGAAGAAGCGGGCATCCACTCCGGTGATTCCGCATGCGTGCTTCCTCCGATTACTCTTGGCAACAACGTGATCGAGCGTGTGCGCACGGCAACCCGTGCCATTGCCGAAGGTGTAGGCGTCCGCGGACTTATCAACATCCAGTTCGCGCTGGCCTCGGATGTCCTGTACGTCCTTGAAGCCAATCCGCGCGCTTCCCGCACCGTTCCGTTCGTCTCCAAGGCAACGGGCGTGCAGATGGCCAAGGCTGCTGCCCTCATTGGTACTGGTGTGACCATCAACCAACTCCGCGGCGCTTACAAGATGCTGCCGGAAACCGGCGACGGTTCCACCCTGCCTTTGGACGCCCCGGTTGCCGTCAAGGAAGCGGTGCTTCCGTTCAGCCGCTTCCGTACTCCTGAAGGCAAGGTTGTCGACTCCCTGCTCGGCCCGGAAATGCGCTCCACCGGTGAAGTCATGGGCATCGACAAGCACTTCGACACCGCGTTCGCCAAGAGCCAGGCCGCTGCGAACAACGCCTTGCCTACCGAGGGCAAGATCTTCGTCTCGGTGGCCAACCGTGACAAGCGCTCCGTGATCATGGGCGTCAAGCGACTCTCGGACCTGGGCTTCGAGATTGTTTCCACCGGTGGCACTGCTGACGTCCTGCGCCGCAATGGCATCCAGGCGACTCCGGTCCGCAAGGTGGCAGAGGGCAGCAGCGCCGAGGGCGAAGGCACCATCGCGGATCTGGTCATAGCCGGCGAGATCGACATGGTCTTCAACACGCCCTCCGGTGGCGAAGCCCGCAGCGACGGATACGAGCTCCGTGCCGCGGCAACGTCGATCGGCATTCCCTGCATCACCACCGTTGCCGAGTTCAACGCCGCAGTGCAGGCCATTGAGGCACTGCGCACCTACGAATGGTCGGTGACCAGCCTGCAGGAGCACGCAGCCAACCTGTCGGCGGCAATGGAAGCAGCCAATGCCTGA
- the rpoZ gene encoding DNA-directed RNA polymerase, omega subunit (identified by match to protein family HMM TIGR00690) has protein sequence MSTNLEGIINPPIDSLLEAADSKYGLVIFGAKRARQINAYYAQLHEGLFEYVGPLVDTKLNEKSLSIALREINEGLLVSTPIEPTE, from the coding sequence GTGTCCACGAACCTTGAAGGCATCATCAACCCGCCGATCGATTCGCTGCTTGAGGCTGCTGATTCCAAGTACGGCCTGGTCATCTTCGGCGCCAAGCGCGCCCGCCAGATCAACGCCTACTACGCACAGCTGCACGAGGGCCTGTTCGAGTACGTCGGCCCGCTGGTTGACACCAAGCTGAACGAGAAGTCGCTGTCCATCGCACTCCGCGAGATCAACGAAGGCCTTCTGGTTTCCACGCCGATCGAGCCCACCGAATAA
- a CDS encoding putative integration host factor (mIHF) translates to MRSDRGLAVGLKELTPQERSAALEKAAKARAVRAAAKERLKRGEVSVAELISSGSTDEAIARMRVVELLEALPGIGPVRAAGIMAEIGIAGSRRIRGLGIHQARALVDFMDTQQSV, encoded by the coding sequence TTGCGATCTGACAGGGGTTTGGCAGTGGGCCTTAAAGAGCTGACACCGCAGGAGCGCTCCGCTGCGCTTGAAAAGGCTGCCAAGGCGCGGGCCGTGCGTGCCGCTGCCAAGGAACGGCTCAAGCGCGGAGAGGTGAGTGTTGCGGAGCTGATCTCTTCCGGTTCAACGGATGAAGCGATAGCCCGCATGCGGGTGGTGGAATTGCTGGAGGCGTTGCCGGGCATCGGGCCCGTCAGGGCTGCGGGGATCATGGCGGAGATTGGCATTGCAGGATCCAGGCGCATCCGGGGACTGGGAATTCATCAGGCCCGGGCGCTGGTAGATTTTATGGATACCCAGCAAAGCGTTTGA